CAGACTTGTTGAAAATGGTCCCCTCCCACATTCGTTTTTAAATCCGCACTTTCAAAGTTCTTCATGCCATTAGGTGAAACTCCACGCTGTTGATGTACTGTTTCTGCCTCACTAAAGGCTATGGGCAGAAGATCTGCTGGTTTTATGTTAACCCTTGGTCCCCCTCGCCTCCATAAAGGTAGTTATTGGTTCCGGCTGGTTGTACATACTCCTCAGTTTTGTCCCAGTCTGAGACccagcctcctcctccccccatgCCTCCGGCGCCGTTGGGATCCCCTCCCTGGTTCATGGCTCCGTAGCCTCCCCCGCCAGTTGTGCGATACAGCTCTTCTGTCTCGTTTGCAAGCTCATCCTCATCCAGGATGCCACATTTCTCATCACTCAGCTCCTCCGGCTCTGCCCAATATTGCTTCTCTCCAGATGCAAAGAGACCTGCAGCCCAGAGACATTATCAGTCCGTAAGATACAGAGTTTTCGTGGAGTATTCAGACTTTTGACAAACAATCTTCAGGAGATTGCACAAAGAACAATGTACAGATTGTTGCATACTTAAACACCCTAATGCTCTGGTTATGGAGGAATGAGTGGAAACAGAAATAAAGAGGGAAATATACACACCATAGAATATGACACCTCCATAATGAACAAGCGAAGCGATAAGAAACACCCCCTGCCACTCCTCCCGCGTCTATCCAAGGAGagtcagaagaaaaaaaggggaagcaATCATTAGCATGAAAAAACGTTTGTGTTCAACACATTAAATCAAACCAATCAAAGAGAGACTTGCCGATATATTGTGCCGATACATTTCCTTAAACCCTGAAAACCTTTTACTTTGGTCAATAAAATGCTTAAACACCTTGAGATTTAACCTTACTTCTGGCTTGACCTCTGTTCGATTGAGCTACTTTCAgtgcaaaatgaaatgaatattgATCCGATCCCCCTGTTTCTCCCTGTGAGACTGTTGGAAATGCAAAATGGCAATATTTAAAAGAAGTCTTTTTGTGGAAGCGGAACCTCTTCTGTTGTTTTAGAAACATTTCCTATTACCAAAGTCAGGTAGAGATGCACTGTTGACTTAAATAAGCAGAAACACACCCTCACACAACAAACTGAggacagaaatgtattttagcgTGTATTTTACAACACACATGTTTACCTTATGCTTTGTCATGGCACCAACTATAAGTGGGCAAACCATACCAGACAAAGTGCCCACACCATTGGAGATACCCATAAGGATACTGGCATAGCGCGGTGCAATGTCCAGGTGGTTGACATTGAAACCTTATGAGGAAGgataaatacaatattattgaaTAAAATTATAGGAAATGGTTATATATTCACAAGCTTTACAAATTCTATAGTAGTATTCGTGGCCAAAAGGTTTAAAAGAACAAGATGATAAAAAGGGTCTTATTGACATTGATGGGGGCAATGTAGATACATTGACACAGAAAGTGTCCTGAAcagtaagaataaaaaaaaaacatggtttcaCCTGAAATTGCAAAGCCAGAGAAACCCACAGCCAAGACCAGGAATGTGATGGCAACAGCTTTTGTATGAGAGAAGCCCACCACCAGCAGCAGGGTTGCCTCCATCCCAAACCCTTATGTAGAGCAATAGAATAGAAACAGAGAATGAGTTTAATGTGTTAATGGATAACATTAAGTCTCAATGCAAGATGTTTTTTGAGTCAGCTTGAAGCCATTTTTCTTGACAgtttcctcttctcctttttcatGAAATGCTGTTGACTAACCTCTCCCCACTGTCCTGACAGCTTGCAGAAAAGTGATGTGTACACTGTACGCTTCTCCATTTCACTTTGCTATCGATTTCTTGGTGTAGTTCAAAAATAGCAGACAGAGGcttttgcatttacagtgagTCATCATTTCCCTTATGCAgcaaatgttttcttacataGATGACTAAATACTGTAGTTAACTCCATAATTAGCCAGTGAGTTACTGTGCAGTTTATCAGCATCACATGACTAAACCAGCTTTGTGACTAGAAATGGGACACTTACAAAAACTAATTATATTCAGAGAAAGCTCTGAAATggcattatactgtatatcatagtTTGAGTacgtttttttatattatgGTTCTAGTTTTAAAgtctttaaagaaaacttcCTTCTATTATGAGCACAGCAAGTCAGCTACATTTCTTGTGTACTGCATTTATCTGCAAATCTAGTTTTGCTTTCACTTCTCTTTGGCCCTTTCTTACCTCCACAGTTCATAAGTTTCCTGACATTAGTGGTGGTCATGATTTGGTTGGTGCGCAGATAGTCAGCAATCTGGCCACCAATGGGCACGATAATGGTCATGACAAGGTGAGGAAGTGCAGAAACTATGCCCACCtagagagagaacaaaataaatataaatatgttctGTAATAGATTTAAGACCTCTGAGGATAGCCTATGGTgactgaaataaacacagaaagcaGACTTTTCTCAGCAGCGTCATGTTATTGTACTTGAGGAAacgtttgtattttttctgGTGCAGTACATCTGGTTTCTGTTACCTTGCTAATCTCAAACCCAAACACCTCCTCAAAGTATGCAGGCTGGCTGATGAGAAGCAAGTAGAAAGTCCAGCTTCTGCAGAAATTAGCCACAATGATGGCGTACACTGGCATGGACGTAAAGAAGCACCTCCATGGTGTGTTGAATttctttaacaaagaaaaatgcatgaCTTATTTCACTGTATTGAAATGGAATTCTTAAgaatcaacaaataaaatgctgtttaacTGAATTAATGACcactttatttgttaaaaaagcagGACACACAACAAGAGGATGGGTGGAGCAAATtgaatgcatgaatgcatgcaCAAATGAGCAGAAGATGATAAAAACTTTCAAAATCtatgtgtttctttcatttataatattattagaATCAGCTCATGATAAAGTTTGACACCCTCTTAAGCTCCCCCCTTATTTCTCTGATAAAGCTCTGCTTGTTTCCCATCTCTACACTCTTCCTTCAAATCTACTTGCAATTTTGTCCTTATTTCAACATTTAgcataaaactaaaaatgtgctTTCACCTTCGATTGAGGGAAATGTAAATTACAGAGCAGATACATCTGTGCTGGTAACATCAGCTAACGTGGTGTGATGCAGTGTTTGCATCTTATTGTACCTGAGAAATCTACTCTATGTACTGACCGTTACTGCATGTTGTGACGATTGCCCAATGCTTTCCTCAATATATTTTTGCTCCTCTTCAGTGATAGTGGGATGGGCTGCTGGACTTTCATAAGACACCAGGATCCAGAAGCAATACCACATGATGCCAAAAGTTCCTGTGGGGAGAAGGgaaggaaggagaaagaggagtaATTTAGGAGTCAAAACTAGAAAGAAAGACTAGAAAGAACAAGCTGTGAAAGGAGACACCTTGACTGTAGATTCTGCCCCGGTACGGACTGGGATTGAATTGAATGCTAGATTCATGTGTCTACACTAATGTGTAGTACTCAAGATCTGGGTTTTGAAAGTCTCGGTCACTGAATCGACCACATTTTTAGTGggtcttgtctcagtctcaGATGAAGAGGGCTCAGGATTGTATTTCAAAATTGGTCAAGACCAAAGCTGCAGGGAGATCCCTAAACTGCCTGGCCTGTGCATTGTCTGATTTATGTGTTAAGGTCattactgtgattggatgtaaaaCTTCCGGCTTTAAATTATAATATGGCTACTTAAACCGTAAGGAGgttatttgcaaaacaaaatgtaatagaaAACGCAGCAGTGTGTAAACTCTGCAATGTAACACTGATTGAGACAGCTGGGACCACCTCAAATTTTTTTCAGCACTTAGAAAGGAACCATAAAGAAAGGTACGCTAACTGTAAGTGACACCAGTGAAGCAAGCTAGCCTCAAACTCTTCAGAAATCTAATCACACCTCACACAAAGTGGTTCAGGAAATATAAGCTGTACATATAAGCTAGTTGTGTATATACTGGTTGGTTAGACTTTTCCTACTTTACTCGCACCAACCCTTAAAAGTGTTGGTCTTAATACACTGttcttggtgatgacttggtcttGATTTACATGGTCTTGACTAAAACACTGGTCATTACACAACTATTGAAATCAGTCATAGCCTAATTAGGTGCTTTCAGTTACGAAAGTTAATGTGCAGTTTCCCAAGTTATGGCTTGGTCGGAAAAAGGTAGCCTCTGTGTAAAGTCTGTACTTTTGATTTTCTTCACCTCGAGTCTAAAGGTCTAGGGTCTCTTACCATAGACGTAGAAGACTGATGACCATCCTGAGTACTGGACTAGGATTCCAGCTAATGGCATGGCAATCACAGCACCAGCATAAGATCCTagcaaaaaaaagacacatgggCTGCAATTTcacttcattttaattaatctggcaaccttaaaaacacattatgtctGTCTtgatatacctgtattcaccttATATCTATAACGCTCTGTTTTGATCCCTGTCTCTTGACACCCCATTCCAAAAAAGCCCCAGTCCGCTCTGATTGGTCGCAAATCTACACGCTTGGCGTCTCTGTCCCATCATTGCAGATGGTGGAATGATTGTAACAGCACAGTACCGACACTTTCTACCCATAGACATCCCAACTGTACAGAAGCCCTGACGGCTCGTGGATTGAGAAATTCGagactttcacagtatttatatttttacaaaatgggGCCTTTAACTGTGTCCTCTGTAGCATGTCAAACAGTTGTGAAAAATTGCGTTCTCTGACTGGAATCATCTTTTGAGAAACTGGATCCATCAAATGTTGGTTGCATTTTTTCTtggaaaataactgaaaacgtTAACTCGATTATCAAAGTAGTTGCTAGTAGTGAATCAGCTAATTGGTCAATCGACTACTAGTTTCATCTCTAATTGTGGTTGTATT
This sequence is a window from Etheostoma cragini isolate CJK2018 chromosome 21, CSU_Ecrag_1.0, whole genome shotgun sequence. Protein-coding genes within it:
- the LOC117937167 gene encoding vesicular glutamate transporter 1-like translates to MEIRPDRFKVVAARTLGKIYGALEKKQENGETIELSAEGRPERVEEKEMPVVDCTCFGLPRRYIIAILSGIGFCISFGIRCNLGVAIVSMVNSHTVFRDNKEIIVKAQFDWDPETVGMIHGSFFWGYIVTQIPGGFICQKFAANRVFGFAIVATSCLNMLIPAAARVHFGCVILVRICQGLVEGVSYPACHGIWAKWAPPLERSRLATTAFCGSYAGAVIAMPLAGILVQYSGWSSVFYVYGTFGIMWYCFWILVSYESPAAHPTITEEEQKYIEESIGQSSQHAVTKFNTPWRCFFTSMPVYAIIVANFCRSWTFYLLLISQPAYFEEVFGFEISKVGIVSALPHLVMTIIVPIGGQIADYLRTNQIMTTTNVRKLMNCGGFGMEATLLLVVGFSHTKAVAITFLVLAVGFSGFAISGFNVNHLDIAPRYASILMGISNGVGTLSGMVCPLIVGAMTKHKTREEWQGVFLIASLVHYGGVIFYGLFASGEKQYWAEPEELSDEKCGILDEDELANETEELYRTTGGGGYGAMNQGGDPNGAGGMGGGGGWVSDWDKTEEYVQPAGTNNYLYGGEGDQGLT